The Parvibaculaceae bacterium PLY_AMNH_Bact1 genome window below encodes:
- a CDS encoding O-antigen ligase family protein (Derived by automated computational analysis using gene prediction method: GeneMarkS-2+.) yields the protein MSATNASKSVSLNMYQALGAVSCVLSLTYCLILNADPTGDFNGLLDNPIGRYLPVVGMIATIFLFVLGGFSPRVLTNGPIVLLFLLASTMALGSFVQLSSGASVENSFLGRSAVMFCVLTGGLVAANDRAMALVTNNVLPIFVLSAAMGIVFLILRSLDLAFTNQVHILRVEQIFFVAGFAWLSRRYRSAFLRYALFALFLWIAYETGKSTMTLLALVFFALTFGVSAAERIGSLYQTKKISRGLLRFLIGLFVVIGLSILFYFAYEIISERGVRYQNDLRLEMWKARWSLFLESPIVGSLFSDSPLYASPILRGMELSTHNDFLDLLAFGGIISLAVFTAATIPIYVRLIKSSFFANRGTALRDDAIFGMLLLCYLVASIGNPIFSTPRLAVPIWFSIGILAVTQLRNSNMRSGALKVRVSR from the coding sequence ATGAGTGCTACAAATGCCAGCAAAAGTGTATCGCTCAACATGTACCAAGCGCTTGGTGCGGTCTCCTGCGTCTTGTCGCTAACCTATTGTTTGATCCTCAACGCGGATCCAACGGGTGATTTTAATGGTCTATTAGACAACCCTATTGGCCGGTATCTGCCGGTAGTGGGCATGATCGCAACCATCTTTCTGTTTGTTCTGGGAGGGTTTTCACCGAGGGTTCTGACGAATGGTCCGATTGTCCTACTTTTCTTATTGGCATCGACAATGGCTCTTGGGTCTTTCGTACAACTCTCTTCAGGTGCATCGGTAGAAAATTCGTTTCTGGGCCGCTCAGCGGTGATGTTCTGTGTGTTGACGGGTGGCCTAGTTGCCGCGAATGATCGTGCCATGGCACTAGTCACGAACAATGTGCTGCCGATATTCGTACTATCGGCAGCCATGGGAATAGTGTTTCTAATTCTGCGGTCTCTCGATCTGGCGTTTACTAACCAGGTGCATATTCTACGCGTTGAGCAGATTTTTTTTGTTGCAGGTTTTGCATGGTTGAGCCGCAGGTACCGTTCCGCATTCTTGCGGTATGCATTGTTTGCTCTGTTTCTATGGATCGCTTATGAAACGGGCAAGTCTACAATGACCTTGTTGGCGCTGGTCTTCTTTGCGCTCACGTTTGGGGTTTCCGCCGCTGAGCGCATTGGAAGTTTGTACCAAACAAAAAAGATTTCACGAGGACTGCTGCGTTTTCTGATTGGTTTGTTTGTTGTTATTGGTCTTTCTATTCTTTTCTACTTTGCCTACGAAATCATTTCGGAAAGGGGCGTCCGCTACCAAAATGATTTGCGACTTGAAATGTGGAAGGCGCGGTGGAGTCTCTTTCTTGAATCACCAATTGTCGGAAGTTTGTTTTCTGATAGTCCGCTATATGCGTCACCTATCCTGCGCGGCATGGAATTGAGTACGCATAATGACTTTCTTGATCTGCTGGCGTTCGGTGGCATCATTAGTCTTGCAGTGTTTACGGCGGCTACAATTCCAATCTATGTCAGGTTAATAAAGAGCTCTTTCTTTGCCAATCGCGGAACTGCACTTCGCGATGATGCGATTTTCGGCATGCTTTTATTATGTTACCTGGTTGCCTCCATTGGAAATCCGATATTTTCGACGCCCCGTCTTGCAGTTCCTATTTGGTTTTCAATTGGCATTCTGGCGGTGACGCAACTGCGCAATTCCAACATGAGATCAGGTGCGCTTAAGGTGAGAGTGTCCAGGTGA
- a CDS encoding acyltransferase (Derived by automated computational analysis using gene prediction method: Protein Homology.): protein MSWLGAGDKQSISEHQSFWLDAARGLSACLVMLGHIRAYFFGQYNEGIEGFPEVVQKAFFVFFGLGHEAVMVFFVMSGMLIAPKFLGKGRISTVYLARYILDRLARIYCVAIPMILISVIFAYAAQALYGHSYFHAGSDCAPSLWDVVANLLFLNNGFVETICSNGPYWSIHNEVYYYFAWPALLLVFLAESRRIKLAAVVFLVVSVSALLLFDAYDTHNTLLLMPVWVLGGLAVYIRRVPGSFPLWLSISMCVFVLPSLIPGNSTFLIEAYGLAIVFTCLFIAARNAPIPGRNITIFFRWLADISFSLYLSHAIFLSFIRTALEYGYGVSLPFNEIAWPQMCFFVIMGLLCLLLGHICYVLFESKTPKVRTLVHRYLLRALYQKIP from the coding sequence GTGAGTTGGTTAGGAGCAGGAGATAAGCAATCGATCTCAGAGCATCAGAGTTTTTGGCTAGATGCTGCGCGCGGGCTTTCTGCATGCTTAGTCATGTTGGGTCATATTAGAGCCTATTTTTTTGGGCAGTATAACGAAGGTATCGAAGGTTTTCCTGAGGTGGTGCAAAAAGCCTTCTTCGTCTTCTTCGGATTGGGACATGAAGCCGTAATGGTTTTCTTTGTAATGAGTGGAATGCTCATAGCTCCCAAATTTCTGGGAAAAGGGCGAATTTCGACAGTCTATTTGGCAAGATACATTTTGGACCGATTAGCCAGAATCTATTGCGTGGCTATTCCCATGATTTTAATCTCGGTCATCTTCGCCTACGCTGCGCAAGCCTTGTATGGGCATAGCTATTTTCATGCTGGATCTGATTGTGCGCCATCATTGTGGGATGTAGTTGCCAATTTGTTGTTTCTCAACAATGGTTTTGTTGAAACAATCTGCTCTAACGGTCCGTACTGGTCCATTCACAATGAAGTTTACTATTATTTCGCGTGGCCAGCCCTCCTGCTCGTCTTTCTTGCCGAAAGCAGGAGGATTAAGCTCGCGGCGGTAGTTTTTCTTGTAGTGTCGGTGTCGGCACTACTTCTTTTTGACGCCTATGACACGCACAATACACTTTTGCTGATGCCTGTATGGGTGCTAGGCGGCCTGGCTGTTTATATCCGTAGGGTGCCTGGAAGCTTTCCGCTTTGGTTAAGCATCTCCATGTGTGTGTTCGTGTTGCCGAGCCTGATTCCCGGTAATTCGACGTTTTTGATCGAGGCGTATGGGTTGGCGATAGTCTTCACATGCCTTTTTATTGCTGCACGGAACGCACCTATCCCTGGCCGCAATATCACAATATTCTTCCGGTGGCTGGCAGACATTTCCTTTTCGCTTTACCTCTCGCATGCGATTTTTCTGAGCTTTATACGCACTGCTTTGGAATACGGTTATGGGGTTAGTCTGCCATTCAACGAGATTGCATGGCCCCAAATGTGTTTCTTCGTAATCATGGGCCTGCTCTGTCTGTTGTTGGGGCATATTTGTTATGTTCTGTTCGAGAGCAAGACGCCTAAGGTTCGAACACTGGTACACAGATACCTGTTGCGAGCTCTATATCAAAAGATACCCTGA
- a CDS encoding sulfotransferase (Derived by automated computational analysis using gene prediction method: Protein Homology.) — translation MKLGFIFSLPRSGSTYVQRVLSGAPSIKTTPEPWLLPALFGIRTGSAPLADFAYDHVRIGISDMLNLLPNGDEVWRSAIAEMTTFLYEHFCENPTDLFLDKTPRNAGFCEDILSAFPDARILFLWRNPLAVVHSINETWGGGQWNAYFYEYDLRKGLPALIECWNAHQSEERVLSICYEDLVSSPQTHWPKIFEHFEAPYSSEFVTNPAKLLSTMGDQTGQQRYIGTSSNSVDSWQTGFGGPLRKHWARRYLEYLGTDALQTMGYDKEVLSEELSAARGNGRLSDAVFIPFGPVYHFIEPYILRNKAWPPSQFARR, via the coding sequence GTGAAACTAGGATTTATTTTTTCCCTTCCTCGTTCCGGTTCAACCTATGTGCAAAGAGTGCTTTCAGGCGCGCCTAGCATTAAAACTACGCCGGAACCATGGTTGCTGCCGGCTCTATTCGGCATACGTACTGGTTCGGCACCTCTGGCAGATTTCGCTTACGATCATGTCCGGATCGGAATTAGTGATATGCTAAACTTATTGCCAAACGGCGATGAGGTTTGGCGATCAGCCATCGCGGAGATGACAACCTTCCTCTACGAACATTTTTGCGAAAACCCCACCGACCTGTTTCTAGACAAAACACCTCGCAATGCAGGCTTTTGCGAAGACATTCTGAGTGCGTTCCCTGATGCTAGGATTCTCTTTCTCTGGCGCAACCCTTTAGCCGTTGTTCATTCAATCAACGAAACGTGGGGTGGCGGACAATGGAATGCTTACTTCTACGAGTACGACCTGCGCAAGGGTCTGCCTGCACTTATTGAGTGTTGGAACGCCCATCAGTCTGAGGAACGGGTCTTGAGTATTTGCTACGAAGATCTAGTTTCATCCCCTCAAACTCACTGGCCCAAAATTTTTGAACACTTTGAAGCACCTTACTCTAGCGAGTTTGTGACAAACCCAGCCAAACTACTCAGCACAATGGGGGACCAGACTGGTCAGCAAAGGTACATCGGCACGAGCTCAAATTCGGTGGACAGTTGGCAAACAGGATTTGGTGGGCCTCTGCGCAAGCACTGGGCGAGGCGGTACTTAGAGTATCTTGGAACTGATGCACTACAAACGATGGGTTATGACAAAGAAGTCTTGTCCGAAGAACTCAGTGCAGCAAGAGGCAATGGGCGGCTCAGCGATGCTGTCTTTATCCCATTCGGTCCGGTGTACCACTTCATCGAGCCTTACATCCTTCGCAACAAAGCTTGGCCACCATCTCAGTTCGCGCGGCGTTAA
- a CDS encoding sulfotransferase (Derived by automated computational analysis using gene prediction method: Protein Homology.), translating to MSAGRTHAIIFGAPRSGTTSLWRYLAQHPDIAESRVKELDYFRSGKRTSDYESNFAAGGLSTLEASPSYFREHSDVVPRLHADLPTARLICILREPAARLSAYFRGERDWEGRIAPDVTFSDYTKIVATDADPTPINPINLEVADYVKAGSKVGNYTDILQHYFCYFSAEQILVLFLDEMIENPEDTLARCAAHIGVDAGRFPPIAFKSENQGVSIKNIQLFRVARAINNYLEPTFNKVPAVKEALRWLHHRINAQTLDRQSVDELTGKEILQNWYAPANRRLAELLKDTYPGQQLPIWLAEDDDHLTGHKK from the coding sequence ATGAGCGCCGGCCGTACCCATGCAATAATTTTCGGGGCGCCGCGAAGTGGCACCACCTCTCTTTGGCGCTATCTAGCTCAACACCCTGACATTGCTGAAAGCAGGGTAAAGGAACTGGACTATTTCCGATCTGGAAAGCGCACGTCAGACTATGAATCAAACTTCGCCGCCGGGGGATTATCGACGCTCGAAGCCAGTCCCAGCTACTTTAGGGAGCACAGCGATGTTGTGCCGCGGCTGCACGCCGACCTGCCCACTGCGAGGCTAATCTGCATTTTGAGAGAACCAGCCGCTCGGCTGAGTGCCTATTTCCGTGGCGAACGAGATTGGGAGGGACGTATTGCACCTGATGTTACCTTTTCCGACTACACTAAGATCGTTGCCACTGATGCAGACCCAACGCCAATCAACCCAATCAATCTGGAAGTTGCAGACTATGTAAAAGCCGGAAGTAAGGTTGGGAATTATACTGACATTCTCCAACACTATTTTTGCTATTTTTCGGCGGAACAAATTCTGGTTCTATTCTTGGACGAAATGATCGAGAATCCAGAAGACACTTTGGCTCGCTGTGCTGCTCATATTGGTGTGGACGCCGGTCGATTTCCACCAATCGCTTTCAAGAGCGAAAATCAGGGCGTGAGCATAAAGAACATTCAGCTATTTCGAGTAGCCCGCGCGATAAACAACTATCTGGAACCTACTTTCAATAAGGTGCCCGCTGTTAAAGAGGCATTGCGGTGGCTTCATCATCGCATCAATGCACAAACACTTGATCGCCAATCAGTCGACGAGCTGACTGGAAAAGAAATCTTGCAAAACTGGTACGCACCAGCAAATAGGCGGCTCGCCGAGCTCTTAAAGGATACCTATCCTGGGCAACAATTGCCCATCTGGTTAGCTGAAGACGACGACCACCTCACGGGGCATAAGAAGTGA
- a CDS encoding hypothetical protein (Derived by automated computational analysis using gene prediction method: GeneMarkS-2+.), which yields MTRNLDQETYGFFGVLMSLMVILVVPATAGYQISIVRLAGQASSNKNIDRFSDDLWAAFLTTLAAGIFVSCLFYWSSGYFLPSLDGEMVNAQVVWLAVLLLLLMSLNVLFSEALRGLGWIGWAASLTGLGQHGGAVRVTIMLLASLLVVSVDHFTLVSLLQIAVFGSFVVTSVAVLALANKMSLTIRVEGIISSLKKNVGTNMQLMSGQLLQLLSGQYAAIVIGGIFFGGTSLALLFAAQQLRVLLSAPITLINGAIPALLIDAHIRGNHAELTHLLRLSGSMATAVSLAALLMVAIGGSSLFSAIFGPSYGDAFLFFLAFAPGLLFNAFCGSAAKALTLLGHERIFLIVTALTSIIAVPAFYLTAQVMGPIGLAVALSIILVFQNLAFLILLHEKIGVWSHAYLHPAQYLESFRDLGRWAQELRKMRSDK from the coding sequence ATGACAAGGAACCTGGACCAAGAAACCTACGGGTTTTTCGGCGTCCTTATGTCGCTCATGGTTATTTTGGTTGTCCCCGCCACAGCTGGCTACCAGATCTCCATTGTTCGTCTTGCTGGGCAGGCGTCCTCCAACAAGAACATTGATCGCTTTTCGGATGATTTGTGGGCGGCATTTCTAACAACTTTGGCGGCAGGGATTTTCGTTTCTTGTCTATTTTATTGGAGTTCTGGTTATTTCCTTCCATCGCTTGATGGGGAGATGGTCAACGCACAGGTCGTATGGTTAGCGGTGCTATTACTCCTTTTAATGTCATTGAATGTACTATTTTCAGAGGCATTGCGTGGCCTAGGGTGGATCGGTTGGGCTGCAAGTTTGACAGGCCTTGGTCAACATGGTGGTGCAGTGCGCGTCACCATTATGCTTCTTGCCTCACTTCTTGTGGTGAGTGTTGATCATTTTACGCTCGTGTCGTTGCTTCAGATTGCGGTTTTTGGCTCCTTTGTAGTGACTTCAGTTGCCGTCTTGGCGCTCGCAAACAAAATGTCACTGACCATCAGGGTAGAAGGGATCATCAGCTCGCTCAAAAAGAATGTGGGGACGAATATGCAGCTGATGTCGGGACAATTGCTGCAATTGTTGAGCGGTCAGTATGCCGCTATCGTTATAGGTGGAATATTTTTCGGGGGCACAAGCCTCGCACTCTTGTTTGCCGCGCAACAGTTGCGAGTTCTCTTGTCCGCACCCATTACATTAATAAATGGCGCAATCCCTGCTCTTCTGATTGACGCTCACATCCGCGGCAACCACGCTGAACTCACGCACCTCCTCAGACTGAGTGGGTCGATGGCGACGGCAGTTTCGCTCGCAGCCTTGCTCATGGTTGCAATAGGAGGGTCCAGCCTTTTCTCAGCGATTTTTGGTCCGTCATACGGTGACGCTTTTCTGTTCTTTCTGGCGTTCGCGCCCGGATTGCTTTTCAACGCGTTTTGCGGCAGCGCCGCCAAGGCCCTCACCCTTTTGGGACATGAGCGAATCTTTCTCATTGTAACTGCTCTAACATCCATCATTGCCGTCCCTGCCTTCTATTTGACAGCTCAAGTGATGGGCCCTATCGGACTGGCAGTTGCTTTGAGTATAATTCTCGTATTTCAAAACCTGGCATTCTTGATCCTTCTTCATGAGAAGATTGGTGTATGGTCTCATGCATACTTGCACCCAGCACAATATCTGGAAAGTTTCAGGGACCTTGGTCGCTGGGCGCAGGAACTACGCAAGATGAGGTCTGATAAATGA
- a CDS encoding polysaccharide pyruvyl transferase family protein (Derived by automated computational analysis using gene prediction method: Protein Homology.) — protein sequence MKILFPASHWASNIGNPFFTLGVKYAVEKAVPEAEVIQTAGNPILPMKLKGRARRQAFNYSEYVGDVDAVMFAGPMFDRNFRQFYEPAFKAAQEDRIPIFLVSAGGMQYDQQEINHCRAMLQQYKPHMLLTRDAPTFDAYGDLAHHSLDGICGAWFSPDYYPGYETRRVEPYCTSVFDFRPEPRSETLADALEEQPQLSGRAYSNSRIRARIGRTLDRGGPSLVSKHLIVRPCHRPANHPLTIFTKPNTFAAYTPYGYLNLYRNTKVTITDRLHAAVVTLAYGNPAYLFLRSKRSHLLAAVGVEYAPGKRLELDQAYLASRRENVIHFLGKAISASCATGGHNL from the coding sequence ATGAAAATCTTGTTTCCCGCAAGCCACTGGGCATCAAATATTGGCAATCCATTTTTTACGCTGGGCGTGAAGTATGCTGTCGAAAAAGCGGTGCCGGAAGCTGAGGTAATTCAGACTGCGGGCAACCCTATTTTACCTATGAAACTAAAAGGCAGGGCGAGACGGCAGGCCTTCAACTATTCTGAATACGTTGGAGACGTTGATGCCGTAATGTTCGCAGGCCCGATGTTTGATAGAAATTTTCGCCAATTCTACGAGCCGGCCTTTAAGGCAGCTCAAGAGGACAGGATTCCTATATTCTTGGTTTCAGCTGGCGGCATGCAATATGATCAGCAGGAAATTAATCATTGTCGAGCAATGCTACAACAGTATAAACCACATATGCTGTTAACACGGGATGCTCCAACGTTCGACGCGTATGGAGACCTTGCACATCACTCCTTAGACGGTATCTGTGGCGCATGGTTCTCGCCGGACTACTATCCCGGCTATGAAACACGCCGGGTGGAACCATATTGTACCAGTGTTTTTGATTTTCGCCCGGAGCCTCGTTCTGAAACCTTAGCTGACGCACTTGAAGAACAACCACAATTGTCAGGCCGCGCCTACTCAAACTCAAGAATTAGGGCGAGAATTGGCAGAACACTTGATAGAGGTGGCCCCAGTCTTGTCTCTAAGCATCTAATTGTACGGCCTTGTCATAGGCCCGCAAATCACCCCCTGACCATTTTTACAAAACCGAATACCTTCGCCGCATATACTCCCTATGGGTATCTAAACCTATACCGAAATACAAAAGTTACGATTACCGACCGGCTGCACGCAGCAGTCGTGACATTAGCCTATGGCAATCCGGCATATTTGTTTCTGCGATCAAAACGCAGTCATCTGCTAGCCGCCGTCGGCGTTGAATATGCCCCGGGAAAGCGGCTTGAGTTAGACCAAGCCTACCTTGCGTCGAGGCGGGAGAATGTTATCCACTTCCTTGGCAAAGCGATATCAGCAAGCTGTGCGACCGGCGGGCACAATCTGTGA
- a CDS encoding glycosyltransferase family 2 protein (Derived by automated computational analysis using gene prediction method: Protein Homology.): MPIFSIVTVCRNNLSGLKRTHASVVQQTGQDYEWIVVDGASTDGTVEWLDSAVSLPEFAYISETDEGLYDAMNKGSEMAQGDYIIYMNSGDEFASDSILADTTWHLDNWAGSSSDVVYGDSIEEDALHQKLSKRSLSHKRVWYSMFAHHQAIFYRRDKLPAPAYNTEFSVAADWALTAKLYVEGANFRRLPFAVCVFERGGLSQSYDKGIVARIRRERLQVYDQVFQYSRLRTGLILLIKEAAEQLRERLPGLYDRLRFRRSKGARPI, translated from the coding sequence ATGCCCATATTCTCCATTGTGACTGTCTGCCGCAACAATCTGTCTGGCCTAAAGCGTACCCACGCCAGCGTTGTGCAGCAAACCGGTCAGGATTATGAGTGGATCGTGGTGGACGGCGCATCCACTGATGGTACGGTCGAGTGGCTCGACTCAGCGGTATCTCTTCCTGAATTTGCATATATCTCAGAGACCGACGAGGGATTGTATGATGCAATGAACAAGGGATCTGAGATGGCTCAGGGCGACTATATCATTTACATGAATTCTGGGGACGAGTTCGCATCAGATAGCATACTCGCTGACACTACCTGGCACCTGGACAATTGGGCCGGGTCGAGCAGTGACGTAGTTTATGGGGACTCCATAGAAGAAGACGCTTTGCACCAGAAGCTATCAAAACGATCACTCTCACATAAAAGAGTTTGGTACTCCATGTTCGCTCACCATCAAGCGATTTTCTATCGGAGAGATAAGCTACCTGCCCCTGCTTACAACACCGAATTCTCTGTTGCCGCGGATTGGGCGTTAACGGCCAAACTCTACGTCGAAGGGGCTAACTTTCGCCGCTTGCCTTTCGCGGTTTGCGTATTTGAACGAGGCGGCCTATCTCAATCATACGACAAGGGAATTGTAGCTCGCATCCGACGGGAGCGTCTTCAAGTGTACGACCAGGTGTTTCAGTACTCGCGGCTCCGTACCGGGCTAATCCTCCTTATCAAAGAGGCCGCGGAACAGCTGAGAGAACGCCTTCCAGGTTTGTATGATCGTTTACGTTTTCGGCGGTCCAAGGGAGCGCGACCCATATGA
- a CDS encoding WecB/TagA/CpsF family glycosyltransferase (Derived by automated computational analysis using gene prediction method: Protein Homology.), with translation MPNHWTEINHVWIGGTRAAVATRRQLVQAMVNDSLAARGTQKLHARTVFDTNGHGISLNAKDSSFHEALLQADIVHVDGGFLVAASALFCKTRIPERSATTDLIHDAAFEAANKGISFYLLGGPDGLAKEAAATLQETYPKLRIAGTHHGYFSADEERDVIEDINESGADVVWVGLGKPHEQLFCCRNSANLSVAWLVTCGGCFNYITGDYPRAPTWMQRSGFEWLHRMMTNPRQLFWRYLSSNPHALWLTLRFRGKPAPGTKTPADF, from the coding sequence ATGCCTAATCACTGGACCGAAATTAATCATGTCTGGATTGGCGGGACAAGGGCAGCAGTAGCCACACGTCGGCAGCTGGTACAGGCAATGGTCAACGATAGTCTGGCAGCAAGGGGCACGCAAAAGCTCCATGCTCGAACGGTTTTCGATACCAACGGACACGGTATATCTTTAAATGCCAAAGACTCTTCATTTCACGAAGCCCTGCTGCAGGCAGACATTGTTCATGTTGATGGCGGGTTTTTGGTTGCCGCATCTGCGTTGTTTTGCAAAACACGCATACCTGAGCGCTCAGCGACCACCGACCTAATCCACGATGCGGCATTTGAAGCGGCGAACAAAGGTATTTCTTTCTATCTACTCGGCGGCCCAGATGGCTTGGCAAAAGAAGCAGCGGCAACTTTACAAGAGACGTATCCAAAATTGCGCATTGCGGGAACACACCATGGGTATTTTTCTGCAGATGAAGAACGGGACGTGATAGAGGATATCAATGAAAGCGGTGCAGATGTAGTATGGGTTGGTCTTGGCAAGCCGCACGAACAGTTATTCTGTTGCAGAAATTCGGCGAACCTTAGCGTAGCTTGGCTCGTCACATGCGGTGGATGCTTCAATTATATCACTGGAGATTACCCGCGCGCACCAACTTGGATGCAAAGGTCAGGATTTGAGTGGCTACATCGCATGATGACAAATCCGAGACAACTATTCTGGCGGTATCTTTCATCAAACCCTCACGCCCTATGGCTTACGTTGAGGTTTCGAGGAAAACCAGCGCCAGGCACAAAAACACCAGCGGACTTTTAA
- a CDS encoding GDP-L-fucose synthase (Derived by automated computational analysis using gene prediction method: Protein Homology.), translated as MSEQIYPLAGKRVFVAGHRGMVGAALVRRLESEDCEIITATRDELDLIRQSEVEKWVADVRPQVVLIAAAKVGGIIANDTYPVDFLWNNMMIAGNLIKASHDNDVEKLTYLGSSCIYPKFAPQPIPEGALLTGELEPTNEWYAVAKIAGLKLCQAYRRQYGRDYISAMPTNLYGPGDNFDLTSSHVIPALMRKAHEAKSAKAASMEIWGSGTPRREFLHVDDCADAIVHLTQSYTGAEHVNVGSGMDVTIEELARTVMKVVGFEGDLTKDTSKPDGTPRKLMAADKIRSLGWAPSIPLEEGLESAYKWFLGNCA; from the coding sequence ATGTCTGAGCAAATTTACCCACTTGCAGGAAAGCGTGTTTTTGTTGCCGGACATCGCGGCATGGTCGGCGCCGCTCTCGTTCGACGACTTGAAAGCGAGGACTGCGAAATCATCACAGCCACGCGCGATGAACTTGATTTGATCCGCCAATCAGAGGTTGAGAAGTGGGTCGCAGACGTTCGGCCACAAGTTGTTCTGATTGCCGCTGCAAAAGTCGGCGGCATTATTGCTAACGACACCTATCCAGTGGATTTTCTCTGGAACAACATGATGATCGCGGGGAATCTGATTAAGGCTTCCCATGACAATGACGTTGAAAAATTGACTTATCTCGGCTCGTCCTGCATCTATCCAAAATTCGCACCTCAACCAATTCCGGAGGGTGCGCTCCTAACCGGCGAGCTGGAACCAACCAATGAATGGTACGCGGTTGCGAAAATAGCTGGCTTGAAGTTGTGCCAAGCCTACCGGAGACAGTACGGCCGTGACTACATATCAGCTATGCCGACGAACCTTTACGGCCCTGGTGATAATTTTGACCTGACAAGCTCGCATGTGATCCCTGCCCTTATGCGAAAAGCGCATGAAGCCAAATCTGCGAAAGCTGCATCAATGGAAATCTGGGGCAGCGGAACGCCACGTCGTGAGTTCTTGCACGTTGACGACTGCGCTGATGCAATCGTGCACCTAACTCAATCCTATACTGGCGCAGAGCACGTCAATGTCGGGTCCGGGATGGATGTGACCATTGAGGAATTGGCACGCACGGTAATGAAGGTCGTGGGGTTTGAAGGTGATCTCACCAAGGACACAAGCAAGCCTGACGGAACACCGCGCAAACTGATGGCCGCGGACAAGATCCGAAGCCTAGGGTGGGCGCCCTCGATCCCGTTGGAAGAAGGACTCGAAAGTGCCTACAAATGGTTCCTTGGGAACTGTGCTTGA